In Brassica napus cultivar Da-Ae unplaced genomic scaffold, Da-Ae ScsIHWf_528;HRSCAF=793, whole genome shotgun sequence, the following are encoded in one genomic region:
- the LOC106428334 gene encoding uncharacterized protein At4g06744-like, producing the protein MAPNYNHSSSFILLFLSLHFLSILATRNNLITDRNALEIIIGGGESSNDYSPAPSPEPEDCPPPPPPEPEDCPPPPPPPPPPPQFSSPLIEKVYPVIKKFQNLVENDPKKILKTWVGTDICAEDKYIGLECAKFPGTNDLALASIQFNQFNFGGKKLRLDNFLNKLEEVTIFHANSNNFVGAVPEVSNLKYLFELDLSNNKLSGEFPSSVLKATNLTFLDLRFNSFSGSVPPQVFNLDLDVLFLNHNNLVQRLPENLGSITALYLTFANNRFTGPIPESIGDIKSLQEVLFLNNKLTGCLPYQIGKLNQATVFDVEFNQLTGPIPYSFGCLDKMEQLNLARNKFYDTIPEIVCELSALKNVSLSFNYFTQVGPKCRELIKKKILDVRMNCILDLPYQRTPWECAKFFMRKQKCPKSKSFFYMPCDKAPHRIKPEQEELDGQASPPVSYRALNPNRIRNL; encoded by the exons ATGGCCCCAAATTATAACCATTCCTCTTCTTTCATCTTATTGTTTCTGTCTCTTCACTTTCTTTCAATTCTAGCCACAAGAAACAACCTCATCACCGACAGAAACGCTCTTGAAATCATCATCGGCGGCGGTGAAAGCTCCAATGACTATTCTCCTGCGCCGTCTCCGGAGCCAGAAGACTGTCCTCCACCGCCGCCTCCGGAGCCAGAAGACTGTCCTccgcctcctcctccaccgccaCCTCCGCCACAGTTCTCTAGTCCACTAATAGAGAAAGTGTATCCAGTCATCAAGAAGTTCCAAAACCTAGTCGAAAATGATCCAAAGAAGATACTCAAAACATGGGTAGGCACTGACATTTGCGCCGAAGACAAGTACATAGGGCTCGAGTGCGCAAAGTTCCCGGGAACAAACGATCTCGCACTCGCGAGCATCCAGTTCAACCAGTTTAACTTCGGAGGCAAGAAACTAAGGCTAGATAACTTCCTCAACAAGTTAGAAGAAGTCACCATCTTCCACGCAAACAGCAACAACTTCGTGGGCGCTGTTCCCGAAGTCAGCAACTTGAAGTACTTATTCGAGCTTGATCTCAGCAACAACAAGCTCTCCGGAGAGTTTCCAAGCTCTGTCTTAAAAGCAACCAACCTCACGTTCCTCGATCTTAGATTCAACTCTTTCTCCGGTTCTGTGcctcctcaggttttcaatcttGACCTAGACGTCTTGTTCCTCAACCACAACAATCTTGTTCAGAGACTCCCCGAGAATCTCGGATCCATCACTGCTCTTTACCTCACATTCGCTAACAACAG ATTCACGGGTCCTATTCCCGAAAGCATAGGTGATATCAAGTCCCTACAAGAAGTCCTGTTCTTAAATAATAAGTTAACCGGTTGCTTACCATACCAAATCGGGAAGCTTAACCAAGCTACGGTTTTTGACGTCGAGTTTAACCAGCTAACCGGTCCGATTCCATACTCTTTCGGATGCCTAGACAAGATGGAACAGCTCAACTTGGCTAGAAACAAGTTCTACGATACCATACCGGAGATCGTATGCGAGCTCTCAGCACTCAAGAACGTTTCACTCTCGTTCAATTACTTCACGCAGGTTGGTCCAAAATGTAGAGAACTTATCAAGAAGAAGATTCTAGACGTTCGCATGAACTGTATTCTAGACCTTCCTTATCAGAGAACGCCATGGGAGTGCGCAAAATTCTTCATGCGAAAACAGAAGTGTCCTAAGTCCAAGTCTTTCTTTTACATGCCTTGTGATAAGGCCCCGCACCGGATTAAACCGGAGCAAGAAGAGTTAGACGGTCAGGCTTCGCCACCAGTATCGTACCGTGCTCTTAACCCGAACCGGATTCGGAATCTTTAG
- the LOC125604365 gene encoding polyadenylate-binding protein 8-like, with translation MAYWWWWWREPSIYEMAEAGYMLLYVGDIEPTVTDYVLFDAFSQASQVSSARVSGYSITRKSSYGYVSFHHSRDAQRALEMMNRTTINGKEIRAIYHVHDPSLLRKGWVGCILIKNLEESIGHKALYDTFRSFGSILRFKLATNNDTGRSQGFGFVQYENEESALKAIGYLNGMLLNDEKIYVGPFLQRGSPYDKGIFTDIYVKNFSKSLADEELEKIFGEFGPTTNCLIIRKGEVRQGKSKGYGFVSFENPEDAEKAVEALNGKKFEDKEWLVTKSKMTYKNGYNLKRGLKYYINISQGLNYLCVKKLHKSVTDEILKDYFSPYGTIISCKVMQDSSGVSRGSGIVAFSKPEEASKAVSF, from the exons atggcgtactggtggtggtggtggagggaACCGAGCATTTATGAAATGGCGGAAGCAGGGTATATGTTGCTGTACGTCGGTGATATTGAGCCGACAGTGACAGATTATGTTCTGTTCGATGCGTTTTCCCAGGCAAGTCAAGTTAGTTCTGCTCGTGTTTCCGGATATTCGATCACCAGGAAATCTAGCTATGGCTACGTTAGCTTTCACCATTCTCGTGATG CACAAAGAGCACTAGAGATGATGAACCGCACTACTATTAATGGAAAAGAGATTAGAGCTATTTATCATGTCCATGATCCAAGTCTTCTTCGAAAGGGCTGGGTTGGTTGTATACTTATAAAG AATCTTGAAGAGTCCATCGGCCACAAAGCACTCTACGACACATTTCGGAGTTTTGGATCCATTCTAAGATTCAAATTGGCTACTAATAATGACACTGGTCGTTCACAAGGCTTTGGCTTTGTGCAGTATGAAAACGAAGAATCAGCTCTCAAAGCCATTGGTTATTTGAACGGAATGCTTCTTAACGATGAGAAAATATATGTAGGACCTTTTCTTCAGAGAGGTTCTCCATACGATAAGGGGATCTTCACTGATATTTACGTCAAGAATTTCTCCAAGTCATTGGCTGATGAAGAGCTTGAGAAGATTTTTGGAGAGTTTGGACCGACGACGAACTGTCTGATCATAAGGAAAGGTGAAGTTCGTCAAGGAAAGTCTAAAGGCTATGGTTTTGTTAGTTTTGAAAATCCAGAGGATGCTGAGAAAGCTGTTGAGGCTTTAAACGGGAAGAAGTTTGAGGACAAGGAGTGGTTGGTCACGAAATCGAAAATGACGTATAAGAATGGATATAATTTGAAGCGAGGTTTGAAATATTACATCAACATATCTCAGGGTTTGAACTACTTGTGTGTTAAGAAGCTGCATAAAAGTGTAACTGATGAAATTCTCAAAGACTATTTCTCTCCCTATGGAACTATAATATCATGCAAG GTCATGCAAGACTCTAGTGGAGTGAGTAGAGGATCAGGCATTGTTGCGTTTTCGAAACCTGAGGAAGCTTCTAAAGCTGTAAGTTTCTAG